A region from the Arthrobacter gengyunqii genome encodes:
- a CDS encoding GtrA family protein, translated as MANHGISPVRKVLRRLGSFSLVGAVAFVVDVSLFNVLASTVLDDSPITAKVISVAAATTVSWVGSRYLTFRSTRGRSVRSETLLFALTNVVGLLIATGCLFVSHYLLGFTSQFADNISGNVVGVLAGNVFRYFAYRYVVFTTEEERAARSALKENV; from the coding sequence ATGGCCAACCACGGCATTTCACCCGTCCGCAAGGTACTGCGGCGTCTGGGATCCTTCTCCCTCGTCGGCGCAGTGGCCTTCGTGGTGGATGTTTCCCTTTTCAACGTCCTGGCCTCGACGGTGCTCGATGACAGCCCCATAACCGCCAAGGTCATCTCCGTTGCCGCTGCCACGACCGTCTCCTGGGTCGGCAGCCGGTATCTGACGTTCCGCAGCACACGGGGGCGCAGCGTCCGCAGCGAAACGCTGCTCTTCGCCCTGACCAATGTGGTGGGCCTGCTCATTGCCACCGGATGCCTGTTCGTATCCCACTATCTGCTGGGTTTCACCAGCCAGTTCGCTGACAACATTTCCGGCAACGTGGTGGGCGTCCTGGCCGGCAACGTTTTCCGGTACTTCGCGTACCGCTACGTTGTGTTCACCACCGAAGAGGAACGGGCCGCCCGGAGCGCGCTCAAGGAAAACGTTTAG
- a CDS encoding SRPBCC family protein, translating into MNSPYLISRERFVPASPESVFDLLARPAMHSVIDGSGTVREAQPNGPDRLGPGATFGMDMKMGVPYKIRNTVTEFDEGHRIAWRHMGGHVWRYLLEPADGGTLVTEQWDARGVRHRVMYRIMGVTRRHPANLEQTLEKLANYFKAP; encoded by the coding sequence ATGAACAGCCCCTATTTGATCAGCCGCGAGCGCTTTGTTCCCGCCTCGCCGGAATCCGTGTTCGACCTGTTGGCCCGCCCGGCCATGCACAGTGTGATTGACGGGTCCGGAACCGTCCGCGAAGCGCAGCCCAACGGTCCCGATCGCCTGGGACCCGGGGCCACCTTCGGGATGGACATGAAGATGGGTGTTCCCTACAAGATCCGCAACACCGTCACGGAGTTCGACGAGGGGCACAGGATCGCCTGGCGGCATATGGGCGGTCACGTCTGGCGCTACCTGCTGGAGCCTGCAGACGGAGGCACCCTCGTGACCGAGCAGTGGGACGCCAGGGGCGTCCGCCACCGTGTCATGTACCGGATCATGGGCGTGACCCGCCGGCATCCGGCAAATCTGGAACAAACACTGGAGAAGCTGGCGAATTACTTTAAGGCTCCCTGA
- a CDS encoding TetR family transcriptional regulator, producing the protein MFRLGAPVEEIEQDVEAMIIELVHKLGRLADSDPERVGASDRAYIKAFSDAESNSDTDQGALLATAVGRPNLAESLIYLNRRLDRDNLDPGQPTGIIGVIVRLAMDGLWVSDILDATRFDSPERARIMNLLTALTRVSDDQLEGMLGSPAGEPS; encoded by the coding sequence ATGTTCAGGCTAGGCGCACCTGTCGAGGAAATCGAGCAGGACGTTGAAGCAATGATTATTGAGCTGGTCCACAAGCTGGGCCGTCTCGCCGACTCGGATCCGGAACGGGTGGGAGCCTCGGACCGCGCCTACATCAAGGCGTTCTCGGATGCCGAGTCCAACAGCGACACTGACCAGGGGGCGCTGCTGGCCACCGCCGTCGGGCGTCCAAACCTGGCTGAGTCCCTGATCTACCTGAACCGCAGGCTGGACCGGGACAATTTGGACCCCGGGCAGCCCACCGGAATCATCGGCGTCATTGTCCGTCTGGCCATGGACGGACTGTGGGTCAGTGACATTCTTGATGCCACCCGCTTTGACTCCCCGGAGCGCGCCCGCATCATGAACCTGCTCACCGCCCTGACACGGGTGAGTGATGACCAGCTGGAAGGGATGCTGGGTTCGCCGGCCGGCGAGCCCAGCTAG
- a CDS encoding NUDIX hydrolase, whose amino-acid sequence MLHGTAATVVLMRDHPDGLQVLMLERPRHRGSFAGAWVFPGGRVDPEDYALPGEEDDSDDGELAAARRAAVRETAEETGLHLQEPDLVGLSCWVPPPETPRRYKTWFFLAEAPEGEVLLSPDEHVDAVWLTPAEAFRRQRAGTLELFPPTWVTLHGLLGSETVAAALTAAAQAVPQTYATRRLPGHVPPAMVWQGDPGYPGDPGEEPEKPGEPEKRHRLIMDGNNWSYERTP is encoded by the coding sequence ATGCTTCACGGCACGGCTGCCACAGTGGTGCTGATGCGCGACCACCCCGACGGACTGCAGGTGCTGATGCTGGAGCGTCCCCGGCACCGGGGATCCTTTGCCGGCGCCTGGGTGTTCCCCGGAGGGCGGGTGGATCCCGAGGACTATGCGCTGCCCGGGGAAGAGGACGACAGCGACGACGGTGAACTCGCCGCCGCACGGCGGGCTGCGGTGCGCGAAACCGCCGAGGAAACCGGGCTGCACCTGCAGGAGCCGGACCTGGTGGGGCTGTCCTGCTGGGTGCCGCCGCCCGAAACGCCGCGCCGATACAAGACATGGTTTTTCCTGGCCGAAGCACCGGAGGGAGAGGTCCTGCTCAGCCCCGATGAACACGTGGATGCTGTTTGGCTGACACCCGCCGAAGCCTTCCGCCGGCAGCGGGCGGGGACCCTGGAGCTTTTCCCGCCCACCTGGGTGACGCTGCACGGACTGCTGGGCTCGGAAACAGTTGCCGCCGCGCTGACCGCCGCCGCGCAGGCCGTGCCCCAGACCTATGCCACCCGCCGGCTGCCCGGACATGTACCTCCGGCGATGGTCTGGCAGGGCGACCCCGGATATCCGGGTGACCCCGGGGAAGAACCGGAGAAGCCCGGGGAACCGGAGAAGCGGCACCGGCTGATCATGGACGGAAACAACTGGTCCTACGAGCGGACCCCGTAG
- a CDS encoding GyrI-like domain-containing protein — MEKPGTKKFDFKKSYPELYAPKSGDFALVDVPALQYLAYDGHGDPNTSQEYQRALECLYPTAYAVKFASKKDLGRDFTVGPLEGQWRAADMDAFSRGDKDSWDWTMLVAQPPWITPDLVSDAIAAVSRKKDPPGLDRVRLVQLEEGTSAQILYIGAYDAEGPVLERLHHQWMPAHALTFNGDHHEIYLSDPRRTAAHKLRTVLRQPVRPLGLSSQPGPSSQPGPSS; from the coding sequence ATGGAAAAACCGGGAACGAAAAAGTTCGACTTCAAGAAGAGCTACCCCGAGCTCTACGCCCCGAAATCCGGGGACTTTGCGCTGGTTGACGTTCCTGCGCTGCAGTACCTTGCCTATGACGGCCACGGGGATCCCAACACGTCACAGGAGTATCAGCGGGCCCTTGAATGCCTTTACCCCACGGCCTATGCGGTGAAGTTTGCGTCTAAAAAAGACCTCGGACGTGATTTCACCGTCGGTCCGCTCGAAGGACAGTGGCGCGCCGCTGACATGGACGCTTTCAGCCGGGGCGACAAGGACTCCTGGGACTGGACCATGCTGGTCGCCCAGCCGCCGTGGATCACGCCGGACCTGGTTTCGGACGCCATCGCCGCAGTTTCCAGGAAGAAGGACCCGCCGGGGCTGGACCGGGTGCGCCTGGTCCAGCTCGAGGAAGGCACCTCGGCGCAGATCCTGTACATCGGAGCCTACGACGCCGAGGGCCCGGTCCTTGAGCGTCTGCACCACCAGTGGATGCCGGCACACGCGCTCACCTTCAACGGCGACCACCATGAGATCTACCTCAGCGATCCCCGGCGGACGGCCGCGCACAAACTCCGGACGGTGCTGCGGCAGCCGGTCCGGCCGCTGGGCCTTTCGAGCCAGCCCGGCCCTTCCAGCCAGCCGGGCCCTTCGAGCTAG
- a CDS encoding NAD-dependent succinate-semialdehyde dehydrogenase yields MTAYKTVNPATGETLKEFAEATDAEINEAISAAHGAFASWRSQPVEARSKIIARVAELYRERSNELAALIATEMGKPLREAKGEVALSANIYDYYATEGPGFMADEELSVKGGGGATVRTEPIGAILGIMPWNYPYYQVARFAGPNLMLGNTVLLKHANNCPQSALAMEQIFRDAGLPRDAYINLFATNDQAADIIADSRIQGVSLTGSERAGSAVAEVAGRNLKKYVLELGGSDPFIVLDSEDLDATVKSAVAGRMGNGGQACNAAKRFIVMADLYDDFVEKFTAKMQKIQPGDPMDEATRFGPLSSQAAADGLVEQIRDAVDKGATLHTGGALVDGPGAYVQPTVLTGVTEDMRAFSEELFGPAAVIYKVSSADEAVELANSSPYGLGGAVFSADEDKALEIADRLESGMVWINGVSGTQEDLPFGGVKRSGVGRELGRYGMDEFVNKKLIRTPRSRK; encoded by the coding sequence ATGACTGCTTACAAAACCGTGAACCCCGCAACCGGGGAAACACTGAAGGAATTCGCCGAAGCTACCGACGCCGAAATCAACGAAGCAATCAGCGCCGCCCACGGAGCCTTTGCCTCCTGGCGCAGCCAGCCGGTTGAGGCCCGGAGCAAGATCATCGCCCGGGTGGCCGAGCTGTACCGCGAACGCAGCAACGAGCTGGCAGCCCTGATCGCCACCGAAATGGGCAAGCCCCTGCGTGAGGCGAAGGGCGAAGTTGCCCTCTCCGCAAACATCTACGATTACTACGCCACCGAGGGCCCCGGCTTCATGGCCGATGAGGAACTGAGCGTAAAGGGCGGCGGCGGAGCCACCGTGCGCACCGAACCGATCGGCGCCATCCTGGGCATCATGCCGTGGAACTACCCGTACTACCAGGTGGCACGTTTCGCCGGACCCAACCTGATGCTGGGCAATACCGTGCTGCTCAAGCACGCCAACAACTGCCCACAGTCGGCCCTGGCCATGGAACAGATCTTCCGCGACGCCGGACTGCCCCGGGACGCCTACATCAACCTGTTCGCCACCAACGACCAGGCCGCGGACATCATCGCCGACTCCCGGATCCAGGGCGTGTCCCTGACCGGCTCCGAGCGGGCCGGCTCCGCCGTCGCCGAGGTGGCCGGCCGGAACCTGAAGAAGTACGTGCTGGAACTGGGCGGCAGTGATCCGTTCATCGTCCTGGACTCCGAGGACCTGGACGCCACAGTCAAGTCCGCCGTGGCCGGACGCATGGGCAACGGCGGACAGGCCTGCAACGCCGCCAAGCGCTTCATTGTCATGGCGGATCTCTACGATGACTTCGTGGAGAAGTTCACCGCAAAAATGCAGAAGATCCAGCCCGGCGACCCGATGGACGAGGCCACCCGCTTTGGGCCGCTGTCCTCGCAGGCTGCCGCAGACGGCCTGGTGGAGCAGATCCGGGATGCCGTGGACAAAGGCGCCACGCTCCATACCGGCGGTGCATTGGTGGACGGGCCAGGCGCCTACGTCCAGCCGACCGTGCTGACGGGCGTCACAGAGGACATGCGTGCCTTCTCGGAGGAGCTCTTCGGTCCGGCCGCGGTCATCTACAAGGTGTCCAGTGCCGATGAAGCGGTGGAGCTTGCCAACAGCTCGCCGTACGGCTTGGGTGGCGCCGTCTTCAGTGCCGACGAGGACAAGGCACTTGAGATTGCTGACCGGCTGGAATCGGGAATGGTCTGGATCAACGGCGTGTCCGGCACCCAGGAGGACCTGCCCTTCGGCGGCGTCAAGCGCTCCGGTGTGGGCCGGGAATTGGGACGCTACGGCATGGATGAGTTCGTCAACAAGAAGCTGATCCGCACGCCGCGGTCCCGAAAGTAG
- a CDS encoding ABC transporter permease, with protein MTAGDILRSAVSNTFRSKVRTALTVVAIFIGAFTLTLTSAIGAGVSDYIDKQVGAIGGDNLMTVSPTTEAAAEDDGPKEYNPDGAATQGNFTLLSDADIETIRTTEGIEKVEPAAMLAPDYIQYDGGAKFELTTNPMVGLADADLAAGRQLGEGTGAEMLIPSSYVEPLGFADADAALDQTVSIAVTDYAGTQHTVEAVIAGVQNDSLFGDGAGFNSDLRAELDALQRTGIPEGVSTGYITSIAFLDAGADEEQIAAVKADLEAQGFTGLTVADQIGAIQTVINGIIGVLNAFAVIALIAAGFGIVNTLLMSVQERTREIGLMKAMGMGGGKIFALFSFEAIFIGFLGSALGAGVAIGLGTAISSVLSNTVLSALPGLNIMLFTPASVATIIGVVMLIAFLAGTLPARRAARQNPIDALRYE; from the coding sequence ATGACCGCCGGCGACATTCTCCGCTCAGCAGTATCCAACACCTTCCGCAGCAAGGTCCGCACGGCGCTGACAGTCGTCGCAATCTTCATCGGTGCCTTCACCCTGACCCTGACCAGCGCGATCGGCGCCGGCGTCTCGGACTACATCGACAAGCAGGTGGGCGCCATCGGCGGCGACAACCTGATGACCGTCTCACCCACCACCGAGGCCGCAGCCGAAGATGACGGGCCCAAGGAATACAACCCCGACGGCGCCGCCACCCAGGGCAACTTCACCCTGCTCTCCGACGCGGACATCGAGACCATCCGCACCACCGAGGGCATCGAAAAGGTCGAGCCCGCCGCGATGCTGGCGCCGGACTACATCCAGTACGACGGCGGAGCCAAGTTCGAGCTGACCACCAACCCGATGGTGGGGCTGGCCGATGCCGACCTCGCCGCCGGACGCCAGCTGGGCGAAGGCACCGGAGCGGAAATGCTGATCCCGTCCAGCTACGTGGAACCGCTGGGCTTTGCCGACGCCGACGCCGCCCTGGACCAGACCGTGTCCATCGCGGTCACCGACTACGCCGGCACCCAGCACACCGTTGAGGCCGTCATAGCCGGCGTGCAGAACGACTCGCTGTTCGGCGACGGTGCCGGCTTCAACTCCGACCTGCGCGCCGAACTGGACGCTCTGCAGCGCACCGGCATCCCGGAGGGTGTCTCCACCGGGTACATCACCTCCATTGCCTTCCTGGACGCCGGCGCGGACGAAGAGCAGATCGCGGCCGTCAAGGCCGACCTTGAAGCGCAGGGCTTCACCGGCCTGACCGTCGCGGACCAGATCGGTGCCATCCAGACCGTCATCAACGGCATCATTGGCGTGCTGAATGCCTTCGCAGTCATCGCCCTGATCGCTGCCGGCTTCGGCATCGTCAACACCCTGTTGATGAGCGTGCAGGAACGCACCCGCGAGATTGGCCTCATGAAGGCCATGGGCATGGGCGGCGGCAAGATCTTCGCCCTGTTCAGCTTCGAAGCGATCTTCATTGGCTTCCTCGGCTCCGCGCTGGGAGCAGGCGTTGCCATCGGCCTCGGCACGGCCATCAGCTCCGTGCTGTCCAACACGGTGCTGTCTGCCCTTCCCGGGTTGAACATCATGCTGTTTACGCCGGCCTCCGTGGCCACCATCATTGGCGTTGTCATGCTGATCGCCTTCCTCGCCGGCACGCTGCCGGCCCGGCGGGCAGCCCGGCAGAACCCGATTGATGCGCTGCGGTACGAATAA
- a CDS encoding ABC transporter ATP-binding protein encodes MTPHVLSAQNLTKSYGQGENRFDALKGVSLTVESGESLAIVGKSGSGKSTLMHLLALLDSPDEGIISVKGQDARSLGKNELNELRNRDFGFVFQQFFLTPNSSVLDNVVLPLMIAGVKPAERKRRGMEALERLEMADKARNKATDLSGGQKQRVVIARALVNNPSVIFADEPTGNLDTATGAVVEDILFSLNKEQGITLIAVTHDTDLAARCSRQFYIKDGREVSAAELTSTTITTGASA; translated from the coding sequence ATGACACCACACGTACTCAGCGCGCAGAACCTGACGAAATCGTACGGGCAGGGGGAGAACCGGTTTGATGCCCTCAAGGGCGTCAGTCTAACCGTGGAAAGCGGCGAATCCCTGGCGATCGTCGGCAAGAGCGGTTCGGGGAAGTCCACCCTCATGCACCTGCTCGCCCTGCTGGACAGCCCCGACGAGGGGATCATTTCCGTCAAGGGCCAGGATGCCCGCTCGCTGGGAAAGAACGAGCTGAATGAGTTGCGCAACCGGGACTTCGGCTTCGTGTTCCAGCAGTTCTTCCTCACCCCCAACTCCTCCGTGCTGGACAACGTGGTGCTGCCGCTGATGATTGCCGGAGTGAAGCCCGCTGAACGCAAGCGCCGCGGCATGGAAGCCCTGGAGCGCCTGGAAATGGCGGACAAGGCTCGAAACAAGGCCACCGACCTCTCCGGCGGGCAGAAGCAGCGCGTGGTGATCGCCCGCGCCCTGGTCAACAACCCGTCGGTGATTTTCGCCGACGAGCCCACCGGCAACCTGGACACCGCCACCGGCGCCGTCGTGGAGGACATCCTCTTCTCGCTGAACAAGGAACAGGGCATCACCTTGATTGCCGTCACGCACGACACCGATCTTGCGGCCCGCTGCAGCCGCCAGTTCTACATCAAGGACGGACGCGAAGTGTCCGCCGCTGAACTCACTTCAACCACCATCACCACAGGGGCCTCCGCATGA
- a CDS encoding GntP family permease — protein MIDLLILLALVIGIVAVTAKLKVSPFLALLGAALVGAFAFRLPVADIIPTITTAFGNTMGNIGLVILFGTMIGVILERSGGAIAMADALIKVLGTRFPTLTMSIIGYIVSIPVFCDSGFIILNSLKKAMAERAKVSLVAMSIALMTGLYATHTMVPPTPGPLAAASNLNVVDSLGLLIGLGLVVAAISAGAGLLYANRFLKKDIELLPVPAEEADVSYEDLRTQYGKLPSGFMAFLPILLPILLICLSSVAALPGKPMGEGNLASTVTFLGTPVIALALGLVAAVFLLHGKGKLASFNTQISDSIVLAAPILLITSAGAAFGGVLGKSAITTFLSDNLSTLGLGIAVPFVISAALKTAQGSSTVAMVTTSAMLLPLLEPLGLAAGAGPVLAVLAIGAGAMVVSHANDSYFWVVSQFSRIPTATAYRTLTPATAVQGSAGFAAVWVLSLFLI, from the coding sequence ATGATTGATCTGTTGATATTGCTGGCGCTGGTGATCGGCATTGTCGCCGTTACGGCAAAACTTAAAGTTTCGCCGTTCCTGGCCCTGCTCGGGGCTGCCCTCGTCGGAGCGTTTGCGTTCCGCCTTCCGGTCGCGGACATCATTCCCACCATTACGACGGCGTTCGGCAACACCATGGGCAACATCGGCCTGGTGATTCTTTTCGGCACAATGATCGGCGTCATCCTCGAGCGTTCCGGCGGTGCCATCGCCATGGCTGACGCCCTGATCAAGGTCCTGGGGACGCGCTTCCCCACCCTGACCATGAGCATCATCGGCTACATCGTGTCCATTCCGGTTTTCTGCGATTCCGGCTTCATCATTCTCAACTCGCTCAAGAAGGCCATGGCGGAACGGGCCAAGGTCTCCCTGGTGGCCATGTCCATTGCCCTGATGACCGGGCTGTACGCCACGCACACGATGGTCCCGCCCACTCCCGGCCCGCTGGCCGCGGCGTCAAACCTGAATGTCGTGGACAGCCTGGGCCTGTTGATCGGCCTGGGCCTCGTGGTGGCGGCAATTTCGGCCGGTGCCGGACTGCTGTATGCCAACCGGTTCCTGAAAAAGGACATCGAGCTGCTGCCGGTTCCCGCCGAAGAGGCGGATGTCAGCTACGAAGATCTTCGGACGCAGTACGGAAAACTGCCCAGCGGGTTCATGGCTTTCCTGCCCATCCTGCTGCCTATCCTGCTCATCTGCCTTTCCTCGGTTGCCGCGCTGCCCGGCAAGCCGATGGGTGAGGGGAACCTGGCCTCGACCGTCACGTTCCTCGGCACGCCTGTCATTGCACTCGCGCTTGGCCTGGTGGCCGCAGTGTTCCTGCTGCACGGCAAGGGCAAGCTCGCCTCCTTCAACACCCAGATTTCGGACTCCATTGTCCTGGCCGCCCCCATCCTGCTGATCACCAGCGCCGGAGCTGCTTTTGGCGGCGTCCTCGGGAAGAGTGCCATCACCACCTTCCTCTCCGACAACCTCTCCACTCTGGGGCTGGGCATTGCCGTACCGTTCGTGATCTCCGCAGCGCTGAAGACGGCTCAGGGTTCCTCCACAGTGGCCATGGTGACCACATCAGCCATGCTGCTGCCGCTGCTGGAACCTCTGGGCCTGGCGGCCGGTGCCGGTCCGGTGCTGGCGGTCCTCGCCATTGGTGCCGGCGCCATGGTGGTGTCCCACGCCAATGATTCCTATTTCTGGGTGGTATCCCAGTTCAGCCGTATTCCCACCGCCACCGCCTACCGGACCCTCACCCCGGCGACAGCGGTCCAGGGTAGTGCCGGCTTTGCTGCAGTGTGGGTCCTGAGCCTGTTCCTGATCTGA
- a CDS encoding dihydrofolate reductase family protein, translating to MGKVIYYVASSLDGYIATEDNKLDWLLDFGFAAFQTHYDQFLAGVGALVMGSVTYDFVRAQDPDSWDYGALPAQVLTSRNLQPPLNSGVRFAAGDIRRICADALADAGNRNVWVVGGGHVAAQFADAGLLDEVRVTYMPVALGSGRPLLPVAAPTGRMRLTGTTSFNGGAAELRFSAE from the coding sequence ATGGGCAAGGTCATCTATTACGTTGCATCGTCACTGGATGGCTACATAGCCACCGAAGACAACAAGCTCGACTGGCTGCTGGACTTCGGCTTCGCAGCTTTCCAAACCCACTACGATCAGTTCCTGGCCGGTGTCGGCGCGCTGGTGATGGGCTCGGTGACGTACGACTTCGTCCGTGCCCAGGATCCGGATTCCTGGGATTACGGCGCCCTGCCCGCCCAGGTGCTGACCAGCAGAAACCTGCAGCCACCGCTGAACAGCGGTGTGCGCTTCGCCGCCGGCGACATCCGGCGCATCTGTGCTGACGCGCTGGCCGACGCCGGCAACCGGAACGTCTGGGTGGTGGGCGGCGGTCACGTCGCAGCACAATTTGCCGACGCCGGGCTGTTGGACGAAGTGCGGGTCACCTACATGCCCGTGGCGCTCGGCAGCGGGCGGCCGCTGCTCCCCGTGGCAGCGCCCACCGGCCGCATGCGGTTGACGGGGACGACGTCGTTCAACGGCGGCGCTGCGGAACTCCGTTTTTCCGCGGAATAG
- a CDS encoding TetR/AcrR family transcriptional regulator: protein MEHGVEPSGGLRARKRAAARSEIERTAVAMVLERGYDNVTVDMICTACMVSQRTFFNYFGSKEGVFLGPPPAEMRAAVAREFLADHGTPVVQSLAAAVVSALVAGQPDPDLAGRRMKAIMASPDLFAKQNEWMADHENHLTDLVLERYAGSEGPEPEADLAAEARMVVGLALGVVRVVLQQNRAEHDDVWPDTGTMERAGVLLDRIFRS from the coding sequence ATGGAACACGGTGTTGAACCATCCGGCGGGCTGCGGGCCCGCAAGCGCGCGGCCGCCCGGTCCGAGATCGAAAGAACGGCTGTGGCGATGGTCCTGGAACGGGGCTACGACAACGTCACTGTGGACATGATCTGCACGGCGTGCATGGTGTCCCAACGGACGTTCTTCAACTATTTCGGGTCGAAGGAAGGCGTCTTTCTCGGCCCGCCGCCCGCTGAAATGCGGGCAGCCGTTGCCCGGGAGTTCCTGGCCGACCACGGCACCCCGGTTGTCCAGAGCCTCGCTGCGGCAGTGGTTTCGGCTCTGGTGGCAGGCCAGCCCGACCCGGATTTGGCCGGCCGCAGGATGAAGGCGATCATGGCCTCGCCGGACCTGTTTGCCAAACAAAACGAATGGATGGCGGATCACGAGAACCACCTGACGGACCTCGTCCTGGAGCGGTACGCCGGTTCTGAGGGGCCGGAACCCGAAGCGGACCTTGCCGCGGAGGCCCGCATGGTGGTGGGGCTGGCGCTGGGGGTGGTCCGGGTGGTGCTGCAGCAAAATCGCGCAGAGCACGACGACGTCTGGCCGGACACCGGCACCATGGAACGTGCCGGGGTGCTCCTGGACCGGATCTTCAGGAGCTAA
- a CDS encoding YczE/YyaS/YitT family protein, which produces MTWITVRRAVQLLVGLFCYGFAIGMMIQAHLGVSPWDVLGQGAARFSGIPFGVMTVLIGALVLLLWIPLRQKPGIGTVLNVLLIGPSAEVCLALVAAPEQLWAKVLLFTGGLVLLAAATGVYLGARLGPGPRDGLMTGMHHRFGWPVWAARTGIEVTVLSAGWALGGTVGLGTVAFALLVGPLVSRTMPFFDIRALGPLPEASRPRPVGQDGIA; this is translated from the coding sequence ATGACTTGGATCACCGTGCGCCGTGCCGTCCAGCTGCTGGTCGGGCTGTTTTGCTATGGCTTTGCGATCGGCATGATGATCCAGGCTCATCTGGGGGTCTCTCCGTGGGATGTGCTGGGACAGGGCGCAGCCCGTTTTTCGGGCATCCCGTTCGGCGTGATGACCGTCCTGATCGGTGCATTGGTGCTGTTGCTGTGGATCCCGCTGAGGCAGAAACCCGGGATTGGCACCGTACTGAATGTGCTGCTGATTGGCCCCAGCGCCGAAGTTTGCCTGGCCCTGGTGGCCGCACCGGAGCAGCTGTGGGCGAAGGTTCTGCTGTTCACCGGCGGCCTTGTGCTGCTGGCTGCCGCCACCGGCGTGTACCTTGGGGCGCGGTTGGGGCCGGGGCCGCGGGACGGGCTGATGACCGGGATGCACCACCGCTTCGGATGGCCGGTCTGGGCAGCGCGCACCGGCATAGAGGTGACGGTGCTGAGTGCCGGCTGGGCATTGGGCGGCACCGTGGGGCTGGGGACTGTGGCTTTTGCCCTGCTGGTGGGGCCGCTGGTCAGCCGTACGATGCCGTTCTTTGATATCCGTGCACTCGGTCCGCTTCCGGAAGCGTCACGTCCGCGGCCCGTAGGTCAGGATGGCATTGCCTGA
- a CDS encoding trimeric intracellular cation channel family protein, with amino-acid sequence MEILDPEAVFRVVDLAGVLANGVLGGAVARQLRMDPVGFVVLALMSALGGGVLRDTLLQAGTPVALTDPAYLLAAIAGAFVAYLIELKGKWANRFLIVIDSFALGCWAATGTSKALGFGLEWLPAILIGVATAVGGGMIRDIAVGRVPAIFGGNTLYATGALIAAIEMAVLYHLGLRNVGMAVAIVSAAVICTVARRRGWRLPGPGELSVRLPRRQRSKPTGSGETGTSARKKEPGWPRPRFNRIPRLRPGRRNPPEPDDDSAPVGS; translated from the coding sequence GTGGAGATATTGGATCCGGAGGCCGTGTTCAGGGTCGTGGACCTGGCCGGAGTGCTGGCAAACGGAGTGCTCGGCGGAGCGGTGGCCCGGCAGCTGCGAATGGACCCGGTGGGTTTTGTGGTCCTGGCGCTCATGTCAGCCCTCGGCGGCGGTGTCCTGCGAGATACCCTCCTGCAGGCGGGGACACCGGTGGCCCTGACCGATCCCGCCTACCTGCTGGCGGCCATCGCCGGCGCGTTCGTCGCCTACCTGATCGAGCTCAAGGGCAAATGGGCCAACCGGTTCCTTATTGTCATTGATTCCTTTGCGCTGGGCTGCTGGGCTGCCACCGGGACGTCCAAGGCGCTGGGCTTTGGCCTGGAATGGCTGCCTGCCATTTTGATCGGCGTGGCCACGGCTGTGGGCGGCGGCATGATCCGCGACATCGCCGTGGGACGGGTGCCCGCCATTTTTGGCGGCAATACCCTCTATGCCACCGGCGCCTTGATTGCCGCCATCGAAATGGCGGTCCTCTACCATCTGGGGCTGCGCAATGTGGGCATGGCCGTGGCCATCGTCTCCGCCGCCGTCATCTGCACGGTCGCCCGCCGCCGCGGCTGGCGCCTGCCCGGCCCGGGGGAGTTGAGTGTTCGGCTTCCGCGCCGGCAGCGCAGCAAACCCACGGGCTCCGGGGAAACCGGGACCAGCGCCCGCAAGAAGGAACCGGGCTGGCCGCGGCCCCGGTTCAACCGAATTCCCCGGCTTCGCCCCGGCCGCCGAAATCCGCCGGAGCCCGACGACGACTCCGCCCCCGTGGGCAGTTAG